GTGCCAGGGGGAGGGTAGAGTGCTGTGTAACGCGTGCTCTACGGTCAGAGGATGGTCACGTTGAACAAGGTAGGAAAGCTTTCTCTGACCCGTTTCTTTCTGTGTGCCAGCTAGTCGGTGAGGAAGGGAGGATGAATGCGTGCATCCCATGTGCGCATAGTTGAGTTGCTGTCACACCTCGCTGGTGTTGCTTTCTCTCGATTATGTGTACACTCGTGGCACAAGTAATGCTGCTCAACTGACGGGGACGCACGCATCGATATCGACCCAGATACAGCCCTTAAACTCACacatcgcccccccccctcccccttcgcaTCACTACCTCTGTCTCTTCCCTTTCGTAATCTCCATCTGTCTCAGGTAcgctcccctcctcctcctcgcccccaccccactccttcggcacacacacctagCTGTCTTCCCGCGCCCACCGCATCCCTTTCATCCTCATGCCTCTTGGGTTGTCTCGTCgtctacgtgtgtgtgtgtgtgtgtgtggctctTCGTGGGCTCATCTGTCTCCAccttttttctttggttAGCTCGCCTCTCCCTGCATACTTCTTCACACTGCACGTCGTAACGGTTGGTGaagagtgtgcgtgtgcatggatgtgtgcgtgcttgaTTGATTGTTGTCGCTTATCACGCtttttttcctcctccttggtGGTGAGACGATGCATGACGGTGTCTCCGCTGGTGGGCGTGTGTCGCACATCAGCCCTTTCCTTTATGGCCTCCTCTCCTCAGGTGTGTGTAGAGGTGCTCCCTCACGCCTTTGCGCACCCAATGGTGAGCGCAGAAATAAGTCGAGCCTCGCCTTCGGGATgtatccccccccccctccccctcaccctcctcctgccgTTGAGGGGCGGCAAtcgctggtgtgtgtgtgtgtgtgtgtgtgtgtgtgtgtgtgtgtgtgttgcctACATTAGGCCGCTCGGACTTCCTCCAGTCAAGTGCACCGCGGCGAGCCACAGGGGTGATGACCTGTTGGCCATCTGTacccctccgcctcccctctccgcttGTCACCGCCACTATGTTATCTGTATCTTGTGTAAACATGAATGTgagtgtgggtgtgtgcatACGTGAAGGGAGAGGTGCCGCCATCGGCATGCCgccccacgcacacgcgcacgacggTGCAGTATGCTAGGGTGCGCCCATATGCCTGCCGCCTTGATCCCAACACACATCCCTCCCTCTATCGGTTCCGCGCCACCACTTTTTCTTTCCACTACGCGAGCCCAAGcacaacgcacacacgcgcaccaaCCAGTagcacccccaccctctccactCCAAGGCGCGTTGTGCAGGCCGCCTGATTCTTCGTGCCCTATCGTTGTGTTTTACCACACATTGattgccccctcccccgcactcTGTTTGTGTGTTACGCTCCACCGCTACTGCTtctaccaccaccatcaccacctcttcagcccatccacccaccagcacgcctcccccttccccttcacCGTTTCCTCACCTGTccgcggctgcctcctcggcgcacgctgccgcagcgatgCTCATTCTTCTCATCACTGGCAGCGCATCGAAGGAGCTGaaggcgcaggtgcgcgcgGTGTTGGTCGATGAAGCGCAACTTTTCAGCGCTTCGGAGGCCTCAGAAgtcgagagcagcagcgtgttTGTGCTGTGCATCGATGCCGAAGACTCGGCGGTCATGGAGCCGCTCTACCAGGGCTATCACTACCGCTTTATCTGGTCTGCACAGAGCTCGATGGCGGAGCTGGTGTCGgccgtgcgccacctcctcgactCGATCGCCTCTGCTCAAGCGCACAAAGACAAGCGCATCGGCGGCTTCTTCATGAGCACCCGCGGCGCCTCCGAGGCGTCGAACTTCCTGGACGTTGTCCGCGACGGCTTGGCGAGCGACGGGGGGCTGTACATTCTCAAGCAGATTCCCACGATGCCGGACTCGCAGATATACTACTTCTGCAAGCAGCGCAACCTCCCCtacgtggaggcggcggcgatgattCTGGAGCAGCTCGTGGACGCGAGCATCACCCCGTCCACGCTGTATCCCTTGATTCTCCAGGCCTACGACCCTAGTCGCTGGTCCGACAAGGACGACATATGCCCCTTGACGCCGCTTCTGATGAGCGGGGAGACCACGCCGACCAGGGAAGGCGAAGCTGACGCAGTGTACGGCCTCATCCCGTCCGCCTCCTTCAACGCACCTGAGCGGTGGGCGGCGAATATGTCGGTAATGGAACTTTTCCATGGCCCCACAGCCGCCTTCAAGGACTTCGCCCTCCAGCTCTTTCCGCGCTGCTTTGGAGCGGCGACTGTCacggaggcgaaggacaAGTACATcatcctcgccgccacctccggcgACACCGGCGTTGCGGCGATCAGCGGTTTCGTCAACGCGGGCGGGCACTCGCAGGTCATGGTGCTGTACCCCATGCGTGGCGTCtcgccggtgcagcaggcgcagatGCTCTCCTTCGACGATGGTACGCAGGTGCGGGCCTACGCGGTGGACTTGAACTTCGACTTCTGCCAGCGCACCGTGAAGGAGTTGTTCTCCAACGCCGCCCTTCGCGACGAACTCGCGGTGGCAGAGCCGACAGCAGTGCGCCTCTCATCCGCCAACAGTATCAACTGGGGCCGCCTCATTCCCCAGGTGGTCTACTACTTCTGGGCGTACCGCCACCACGTGCAGCACCCGCCTGCGGGGTGGGTCTTCGGCGACCCGATCGATGTGGTCGTGCCGTGCGGCAACTTTGGCAACATCCTGAGCGGCTACATCGCCAAGATCATGGGGCTGCCCCTGCGAAAGTTGGTTGTCGCCTCAAACCAGAACGACGTGCTCTACAACTTCGTGAAGACCGGCACGTACGACATGCGCAACCGCACTCTGGCGGtgacgtcgtcgccgtccatCGACATCTTGAAGGCCTCCAACGTGGAGCGTTTCCTGTACCTTCTGAGCAACGGCGACACGGGTCTAGTGGAGCGGCTGATGAACGAGCTGGACACGAATGGTGTCTTCACCTTACCAGACGGCGTGCGGGCAGCGATGCAGGCCGTCTTTACCGCTGGCCGCTGTAGCGAGGAGGACTGCGCGGCGACCATTAAAAGCGTCTTTGAGCTATCTGGCGGCTCGCGGCTGCTCGACCCacacaccgccgtcgccgtcttcgTTGCTCAGCAGTTCCGCGAGGAGGAACTCCTGAGGCGCGACCTCACCAACCCGACGTCCTCCGACACCGGCACCGATGTGCCGCCGCTAGTAATCGCGAGCACGGCGCACTGGGCAAAGTTCccagcgccggtgctgcactcgctgcgcggcgagggTGCTCAACTCGGTGAGCCGGCTCCGTCCGTCGCGGCCGCGATTCAGGAAGTACGCGCCCTCTACGCAGAGATCAAGAAAGCGGCCCcgaagcagcaggcgcacccGGCCCTGTCGCACGCGCTGGATATGGCGGAGAAGATGGCgaaggaggtgcgcgcggtcgGCGCCGATGTGGCAGCGATCGAGAAGGAGCTGAGGGATTTTTCGAAGTGCTAAAACGAAGCAGAACGAGCCCTGTTTTCTGTTccttggcagcggcgggacGGAGgtgagaagagagggagaggaggcagcagcagcagcagcggcggcagcttcaGCGGTGAGCCCGCGTACGCCTACCTGCATGCGCGCGTCTGTCGAGAGCAGAAGAGAGAACGATGGCGTGCTTGTCGATCTGTGGGTGCTTGTGGTCAGAACtgtcgccaccaccgctcaTCAGCCACCTCCCTCCAccatgtctctctctcatccGCCACTAATGGACGCCCATCACAGAAGTGGGGGAGACGTGCGTCAGGGCATGCATTGGGGGTTTTGTGGATTGCTGATTGGGCTCGAGCGTGCCAACGCGCCTATTATCTCTGGAACTGCTCTGTTTCCGTGGCCAATATCATGCTCCTTCTTTGCTCATCGAATGTCCCTCATGACCGgtagacgcacacacatgcatacac
This sequence is a window from Leishmania major strain Friedlin complete genome, chromosome 14. Protein-coding genes within it:
- a CDS encoding putative threonine synthase, which translates into the protein MLILLITGSASKELKAQVRAVLVDEAQLFSASEASEVESSSVFVLCIDAEDSAVMEPLYQGYHYRFIWSAQSSMAELVSAVRHLLDSIASAQAHKDKRIGGFFMSTRGASEASNFLDVVRDGLASDGGLYILKQIPTMPDSQIYYFCKQRNLPYVEAAAMILEQLVDASITPSTLYPLILQAYDPSRWSDKDDICPLTPLLMSGETTPTREGEADAVYGLIPSASFNAPERWAANMSVMELFHGPTAAFKDFALQLFPRCFGAATVTEAKDKYIILAATSGDTGVAAISGFVNAGGHSQVMVLYPMRGVSPVQQAQMLSFDDGTQVRAYAVDLNFDFCQRTVKELFSNAALRDELAVAEPTAVRLSSANSINWGRLIPQVVYYFWAYRHHVQHPPAGWVFGDPIDVVVPCGNFGNILSGYIAKIMGLPLRKLVVASNQNDVLYNFVKTGTYDMRNRTLAVTSSPSIDILKASNVERFLYLLSNGDTGLVERLMNELDTNGVFTLPDGVRAAMQAVFTAGRCSEEDCAATIKSVFELSGGSRLLDPHTAVAVFVAQQFREEELLRRDLTNPTSSDTGTDVPPLVIASTAHWAKFPAPVLHSLRGEGAQLGEPAPSVAAAIQEVRALYAEIKKAAPKQQAHPALSHALDMAEKMAKEVRAVGADVAAIEKELRDFSKC